A genome region from Platichthys flesus chromosome 12, fPlaFle2.1, whole genome shotgun sequence includes the following:
- the b3galnt2 gene encoding UDP-GalNAc:beta-1,3-N-acetylgalactosaminyltransferase 2, producing the protein MRRLALFLLPCAVAVLVHLWLAQRPSSAPLDNNTLSDEALPYYEVLVGVLSARHHYELRQAIRETWLGYIRHHPHFQHRVGVKFIVGKHGCPIPEEDREDAYSCSILNFTEPVTGKDAEIEIVTMADPSMLAPSDVSAIALDFKVLHPVVITRLGLFPRGAEPELQSNITVKLLQLDQEEAVVTARFSAISTGTMLNGVWYKPVEQFILPKGFEGTLVWESLDSSGLTTVNSSVQLNDGGGVLKISSIAEGILPHRSALGFPGLAGGFTFTIYDGDGLSGLLRGRPARIEQHASRLRQEDATLQRESLRHGDMVFVDVVDTYRNVPSKLLQFYKWSVGNADFNLLLKTDDDCYIDIDSVLMKIDHKGLKRSNFWWGNFRQSWAVDRIGKWQELEYASPAYPAFACGSGYVVSRDLVQWLASNAEKLKAYQGEDVSMGIWMAAVGPQKYQDPSWLCEKECYLDMLSSPQHTAEELHILWDRKRACGDPCGCPWGH; encoded by the exons ATGCGGAGGCTCGCGCTCTTTCTGCTGCCCTGTGCCGTCGCCGTCCTGGTGCACTTGTGGTTGGCACAGCGACCCTCCTCCGCTCCGCTGGACAACAACACACTCTCGG ATGAAGCCTTACCTTACTATGAAGTTCTGGTGGGGGTGCTGTCAGCGAGACACCACTATGAACTGCGACAAGCGATAAGGGAGACGTGGCTGGGCTACATCCGGCATCACCCCCACTTCCAGCACAG AGTGGGGGTGAAATTTATCGTGGGCAAACATGGGTGTCCCATTccggaggaggacagagaggatgcGTACTCCTGCTCCATCCTGAACTTCACCGAGCCAG TCACAGGAAAGGATGCTGAGATCGAGATCGTGACCATGGCGGACCCCTCGATGCTCGCTCCGTCCGACGTTTCGGCCATTGCCTTGGATTTTAAGGTTCTGCACCCGGTGGTGATCACCAGGCTGGGGCTGTTTCCCAGAGGGGCCGAGCCTGAGCTTCAGAGCAACATAACGGTGAAGCTTCTCCAGCTGGACCAGGAG GAGGCTGTGGTTACTGCTCGCTTCAGTGCCATCAGCACAGGGACCATGCTGAACGGAGTTTGGTACAAACCGGTGGAGCAGTTCATCTTGCCTAAG GGTTTTGAAGGGACGTTGGTTTGGGAGAGTCTGGACTCTTCTGGATTGACGACCGTCAACTCCTCCGTGCAGCTCAATGATGGAGGAGGTGTCCTCAAGATCTCCTCC ATTGCAGAAGGCATATTGCCTCATAGAAGTGCTCTTGGGTTTCCTGGTTTGGCAGGGGGGTTCACATTTACCATCTACG ATGGAGACGGTCTGTCGGGGCTCCTGCGGGGTCGCCCAGCCAGGATCGAGCAGCACGCCTCCAGGCTGAGGCAGGAGGACGCCACCTTGCAGCGGGAGAGCCTGAGGCACGGCGACATGGTTTTCGTGGACGTAGTTGACACCTACAGGAACGTGCCTTCCAAACTGCTTCAGTTCTATAAATG GTCTGTAGGAAACGCTGACTTTAATCTGCTGCTGAAGACGGATGATGATTGTTACATCGACATCGACTCAGTGTTAATGAAGATTGACCACAAGGGTCTCAAGCGCAGCAATTTCTGGTGGGGAAA TTTCAGGCAGAGCTGGGCAGTGGATCGCATTGGGAAGTGGCAGGAGCTGGAGTACGCCAGTCCGGCCTACCCGGCGTTCGCCTGCGGCTCAGGCTACGTGGTCTCTCGTGACCTAGTCCAGTGGCTCGCCAGTAACGCAGAGAAGCTCAAGGCCTACCAG GGAGAAGACGTGAGCATGGGAATATGGATGGCAGCCGTTGGACCACAGAAATACCAG GACCCCAGCTGGCTGTGTGAGAAGGAGTGCTACCTGGACATGCTGTCGTCCCCCCAACACACAGCTGAGGAGCTGCACATCCTCTGGGACAGGAAGAGGGCCTGCGGAGACCCCTGCGGTTGTCCCTGGGGCCACTAA
- the LOC133965850 gene encoding guanine nucleotide-binding protein G(I)/G(S)/G(O) subunit gamma-4, translated as MKDGIANNSTASISHARKAVEQLKMEACMDRIKVSKAAADLMAYCEAHIREDPLIVPVPASENPFREKKFFCTIL; from the exons ATGAAGGACGGAATCGCCAACAACAGCACGGCCAGCATCTCCCATGCCAGGAAAGCTGTGGAGCAGCTGAAGATGGAGGCCTGCATGGATAGGATAAAG GTGTCCAAAGCAGCTGCCGACCTGATGGCGTACTGTGAAGCCCACATACGCGAGGATCCCCTCATCGTGCCCGTCCCCGCCTCAGAGAACCCTTTCCGGGAGAAGAAGTTCTTCTGCACCATCCTCTGA